One window of the Magnolia sinica isolate HGM2019 chromosome 19, MsV1, whole genome shotgun sequence genome contains the following:
- the LOC131235182 gene encoding cytochrome P450 93A3-like: MALDMESYAKLFLLWLLTFLLLGSFFKRYVNYRTARLPPSPLALPILGHLYLLGPLIHRSLHHLSKRYGPLIHLRLGTLGSVIVVSSPKMAREFLKAHDLNFASRPHLVAQDYVPNACTGFAFAPYSPYWKFMKKLCVSELFSSKKLDQSMKIRQEEIRSLLGHFFEKSRYGEQVDIKGTLTALTNNIICRMVMSMRCSGSENDADECRKLVEEVVEMGGRLNFVHILHSWRYLDLFGYGKRLNVAYERFMDIMEKILKEHEEKKMKKEMDGVDGIDEDLMDTVIKITQDETAELKLSRGSLKAFFLDLFIGGTETSSTTMQWALSELIRHPDVLKKAREEIESIVGKDRLVEESDIPNLHYIQAIVKETLRLHPTVPLILRESIQDCNIEGFSIPHKTKIFINVWAIGRDPEYWKSPLEFQPERFLNSNMVSSQSAIDLKGQNFELIPFGSGRRICPGISLALHVIHATIAALVQCFDWQYDGSMGQSKIDMKESVGLTLRMDGPLYYIPTTHRNPLATST, encoded by the exons ATGGCTTTGGACATGGAATCCTACGCCAAGTTATTCTTGCTCTGGCTTCTTACATTCCTCCTACTCGGATCTTTCTTCAAGCGCTATGTGAATTATCGAACAGCGCGCCTTCCACCGAGCCCACTAGCTCTTCCAATATTGGGCCATCTCTATCTGCTTGGACCACTCATCCATCGATCCCTCCACCACCTCTCCAAGCGTTATGGCCCACTCATCCACCTACGCCTCGGAACTCTTGGATCCGTTATCGTCGTCTCCTCACCCAAGATGGCTAGAGAATTCCTTAAGGCCCATGATCTCAATTTCGCGTCTCGGCCCCACTTAGTGGCACAAGACTATGTCCCCAATGCCTGTACAGGATTCGCGTTCGCTCCATACAGTCCATACTGGAAGTTCATGAAGAAACTATGTGTCTCTGAGCTCTTCTCAAGCAAGAAATTAGACCAATCGATGAAGATTCGGCAAGAGGAGATTCGTTCGCTGTTGGGCCATTTCTTCGAGAAGTCTAGATATGGAGAGCAGGTCGATATTAAGGGGACACTTACTGCTCTAACGAACAACATCATATGTAGGATGGTTATGAGCATGAGGTGCTCAGGTAGTGAGAACGACGCCGATGAGTGTAGGAAGCTGGTGGAGGAGGTTGTGGAGATGGGTGGGAGATTGAATTTTGTTCATATATTGCATTCATGGAGGTATTTGGATTTGTTCGGGTACGGGAAGAGGCTAAATGTTGCGTATGAGAGGTTCATGGACATTATGGAGAAGATCTTGAAGGAGCATgaggagaagaagatgaagaaagagaTGGATGGTGTCGATGGGATCGATGAGGACTTGATGGACACTGTGATCAAGATTACTCAAGATGAAACCGCAGAGTTGAAATTAAGTAGAGGCAGTCTTAAAGCTTTCTTTCTG GATCTCTTCATTGGTGGGACCGAAACTTCGTCGACGACCATGCAATGGGCCCTCTCAGAGCTCATCCGCCATCCTGATGTACTCAAGAAGGCTAGAGAAGAGATCGAGTCAATCGTCGGGAAAGATCGACTCGTTGAAGAATCAGACATTCCCAATCTCCATTACATTCAAGCAATTGTAAAAGAAACTCTAAGGCTTCACCCAACCGTTCCTCTCATCCTAAGAGAAAGCATTCAAGACTGCAACATAGAAGGCTTCTCCATACCCCACAAAACCAAGATTTTCATTAATGTTTGGGCTATTGGAAGAGACCCCGAATATTGGAaaagcccacttgagttccaacCAGAGAGGTTCTTAAATTCAAACATGGTGAGTAGCCAATCTGCCATCGATCTCAAAGGCCAGAACTTCGAACTTATACCATTCGGGAGTGGAAGGAGAATATGCCCTGGGATATCTCTTGCATTGCATGTGATACATGCGACGATTGCTGCCTTGGTTCAGTGCTTCGATTGGCAGTATGATGGATCAATGGGCCAGTCTAAGATTGATATGAAGGAGAGTGTGGGATTAACGCTACGGATGGACGGTCCGTTGTATTACATTCCCACCACCCACCGTAATCCATTGGCTACTTCAACTTAG